The DNA sequence tctgccACTCCACCTTCTCAGGAAAGAAAGCCAGGTGCAGGAGGCCTGGCAAGGGTGAGCATTTGCCCATGATCATCCTCCACCCGTCTATCTCCTCAGAAAGCTAGGCAAGGGGAGCCTTGAGGGGTGAGCATTTGCCTATCCTCTCATACTCTTCTCCACTACACTCTCCTCAAGGGAGAAGCCACGACCGTGTGAGGAGCCAAGGGCCACCAAGTGCTCACCCTTCTCTGGCTCCTCCACATGGCCCTCTCCCAGGAGGCGGCCAAagggtggaggagccttgaagttgttccaaTCTCAAAGGCACTTGAAATCCCCCCGACCGTTTGTTGTTGCAGGCCTTGGTCTAAGGGAAATATACAGTCTGCCCACAAGGGTTAAGGAACCTACAGTTCTGCAAATCCTTCCCAATGGTCATACTAGATTGGACTGATTGAAGTGTGTGGGCCCAATACATCTGAGGATCCAGGTTTGTCCACCTGGTCTGCGCGGGCTGACCACCATGAtttggtttttccatttttggtTGCATTTTTCAAGGCCTTgaacaacaatattttatttagtgaAAGTTAAGAAAAATGCATGAAACTCATCTCACTTTCCTACCTATAAGATAACTTTTAAGTACTGTCATATGAGCAGGGTGTTTATTGGGAACCAAGAAGATTCGTCAGCAGATTTACCATAGCCACAAACATTCTCTTATATCAACTTCTCAGTTTCTGACCCCTGCACCATATGTGaataaagggaagggaaggaattaCCTTCATTACAAAATAGTTACCAACAGTAATGAGACCACAGTTCATTTAAAGATGCCTTAAACGCAATGTTAACTCTATTACATGAGGACACAATACGGAAACCTTTGATAAAGAGGGTATTTGTAAAAATAACTAGTGACCTAAAGTGGGCTATgaacattttgttattgttgagtgccttcatcGTCTCCagttacagtgaccctaaggcaacccttgtcatggggttttcttggcaagatttgttcagattgcTATTGcctcccctgagactgagagcgttgtgttgacttccccaaggtcacccagtggagtttcatggccaaggctGGAAATCCTTgaacaaatattaaatatatagagagagacccGACCGTTTTCCAgtagttcagccatggaaaacacGGCTGAGGACCTTGGAGGCAAGCCAAACCTCAGCTGGAGAATGGAACGGAACCGCGGAATAAATTCTGGccacaaaaaaaaccaaccacccTTGAATAGGTCACAATAGGCAGAGTAGACATGACAACAAGAAATGTAAATCTAGTGCCAGTTCAAAATAATGTAATGAGCTTGTTCAAAGATTATTAACGCGCCCTTTCCACTGACCTGTTCAGTGGGAATAGGCGGAGGAGATAATCTACAATAGAGAAAAACTGTTGCACTTATGTCGTTCTTGTAGGCTTCCTGTAAGTAATCGAGGGCCCTGTGGAACATAATGTTCGTCTTGATAATCCCTTGGTTCAGATCCAGCACAGGCTTTCTTGTGTCTTTGTGACTGACAATACAAGATGAGAGGTGATGGTTGATTCTCCTAAAGTCTCGTCAgataaaatggtgtgtgtgtattctacCTCCTATGAGTCTGCCACCCACTGATTCCAAACAGATCCTAGGCAGCAAGCAGACAACAAAGCCACCCACCAGCAACTTGTATTAAGATATCCAGATGAGAAGGCAGGCTATCTGGGAGCAGGTTGGGAGGGGAACAAACTCCTCCTTCCTGCCCGCTCAATTTGCACTAGATCAAAAAGGCACCTGCAGGCCGGGAGACCCCACTTGCATTACGTCAGCACATAACCTTAATTCACCTCTATATTATGGAGAACAATACAGCCACAAGGAACAGCAGCAGGCCTCCCCTACCAGTCGCACCCCTTTCACaattgtttccttcttttcttctcggCTCCCAGTTGTTCAGAGGGGACTGGGTTGCTTTCCCCACCCTCACCTGCTCTTCCCATATTAAACATTGATGTTGGGTGGAATTTGATAAGGATGGCATCCTCTTACCAGTGCAGGGAGTGAAGAGGGAAGAATGACATTGGGTTTGGGAAGGGGGTTGGAGAAGTGGAAATGGTGCTGGTTAGCAGCTTCTGACCGAGCAACAGATAGAGCGAGGGAAAGAACATCTGGCAGGCAAGCATGGCTGGGAGAGCAGGTCAAACAGGCCTTGTGCTGCAGCTGGTCATTCTATATGCACTTGAGCCTCAACACTGGAATGAGGAGAGTGTTACATTACACTTTTCTCTTACGCCTCCTGAGATAGGGAGCTTTGCTAGGCACTCTGATCTTCGGCCACAAATGTTTTTGGAACCAAACTTAACTCTCACTTAGCCCAGTTTTTAAGATCACCAGgtggctgtggggggggggggggaggcagttcCAAGTATCCTCAGCTAACTTGGCTCCAGCCCTGCTAATGGAAAGATGTAGGGAGCAGTACTCCAGTTTCCCAGCTTTGTCACTGGCTGCATTTTGCCAACAGTTTGAGACTGTAGCCCTGCTGGCTGAGCATCCTGAGGTGTTTTTGTCCCCCTGCCTGCTCCCAAATCTCTGCATGGGGCCCTTTCGAGGTCCGAAGTCCAGGTTACCAGATTTCATACATGCGTTTCTAGATGGTACTGAAGATGGACAAGATCCTATATGAGCGATAAGATAGTTGCACCATTGCTCAAATATCACAATACTCATGACTTCTTACTCTGAAGCGCCACGGCTGAGCAACAGGAGAAGCTTTGTAACAAAAAACTCCcgacgtaataataataataattcagtgtATATTATAGAAATTAATATTATCCACAAAattcagaaggaagagaaagccTAGCATTTTTATTAGATCGAATCTCTCCAAATCTCAAGCAGCCATTTCTTTTCATACCACAGGGAGAGGGTGGCTAGGCGTGAAATTATTTATCAAGGCTACCTTTTGGGCTTAACAGATCTTGTAACTCCATGTTTGGAATGTTCTTCACTACTGAATTCTTGAGATTTTATAATCAACTTCACTTGCGAGATCACTAATTTGCATACAACTAAAGCTCTAAAATGGGCTGTTTTTATAATTCTCTGAGAGTTATCTACATTACAGTTTGATCCACCTTTGATTGTATGCTCCATCCTGTAGcaactgggatttatagtctggtGAGGGGCTTTGCATTCTCTGCTAGGAAAACTCTAGTACAGTCTTCTGAGCCAAAGCATTGAAAAACACAACTCAAAATCCCAGGCCTTCCACATCAAAACTGCTATAATGGGCAATGTTTTTCAAAACTTTACAGTCttaggggaggagagagaaggtgaACATTCTATGGGCTCTCCTGTGTCTCACTTAACTTCAAGTTTAGTTTTTCAAACAAGAGTGGAGGAGGAACGGAAGGTTTTCTTGATTTAAAGCacaaaaacaatggcaaaaacTAATTTGTGTTTTCCTGGGAACATTTTACTTGGCACATTAATCCAGAATTTTCTGGAGCTTTCTTGTATATATTCCCAGTTATATTTACCAAAGTTTAACAAGAAAgctatttcctcccccccccccaatatagcACACTGGTCATTAAAGAAACTGATCAGTACCCCCCCCACATAAATATTACACAGTTACAGAAAcattaatctttaaaaaaaaacagattaggaTATTTTTGCCACACCAATCTTCTAACATACGTCCACACAAATTCTGTTTGGTGAGAACTGGGTTAAATTGGAGAAACCTATGGCATTTCATTATGTTACtggaccacaattcccagcaTGTGGATAAAGGTGAGGCAAGATGGAAGCTGTTTAAtttaacatctggaaggcttgGTTCGGTGGGTAGGCAatcttttgagccgggggccggttgctgttcctcagacaactgggggccgagccaacaataaataattaaataattttttttaaaaattaattataaataaacaggacaaatgtggacaaaattttcaaatggaagacactttttttttaaaaatggaggagacacgcgaaaaaatttgctgatttttaaaaatgttaaataaaatccTGTtccgaggcttctatagacaattgccccccaaggcCCCACAGCCAATCgcgcaggaccgggctggggctggtcccaaggcctcaccgggctgcatccggcccgggGTTGCCTACCCTGGCTTGGTTAACTGTAGTGCTGCTCCCAGGCCTACAATTAGCTCTAATCATGTTTTGCTTCCTGGTATCAGTACTTTGTCCCTTATAGCTTCAAAACCAGAGACAAACTCTCTTTTACATCTTGAGAATAACTTCATTACAGCACGTTTCAGCTTAGCTTTGCTTTAtcacaaaactatttttaaaataccttttgcCTACAGTAAGATTATTAATCAACTATCCGTTTGGTTCTCACTCAGGCTGCtctcacactgtagaaataaagcagtttgacaccaatttaactctTTATGATCATGCtatgcattctgggatttgtagtttaacagGGCATGAGAGCTCTCAACAGGGATGGGTAATATCCTTACCAAATTACCTCCCAGTCTCCATGCACTGAGTCctgcagttaaagtgctgttaaCTGCTTATTTTTGCCGTAGTTGTGGCAGCCAGTCCTACAAGTATAGTGAAACTATCCACCTACCCTTAATCTTAATCACACAGAATGGGATGGCAGAGTGCATGCTAGTGGCACAATCTTCCAATCTATGTCCTAACACAGAGCTGGAGCATCTGTGGTCCTTCAGGTGTTGTAGGGCCGCATCTTCTAGACACTGAACATACTGATAGGAGTTGGTATCCAACATTCAGGGGACCACACCACAGCTCTCCCATGTACATCCCAACAACACAAAACCACTGGTAGGATGTCTGTGGGAAGAAAGGGCAGAATGGCTTCTCACTGTCCATGGACAAGCAGCAAAAGGACTCCCAATCTCCCATATTAGCTGTCTAGGTATGCTTGACCCCAACAGATTTAAATTTCTGGTGAAGATCAGGACATTTGTTCTTCTGAAATTTTCAGCTGGCTAGATGTGCAACAGTAGAGAAGCAACATGCTAGATTTCAGCATAAATGCTACTTTTCAGATAAGGCATCTGACAAGTAAAGGTCAGCTGCTGTAAAAATCCAAACTACCCGAGTATGGATTTGGATTGTGGATATACTGTTATCTTTAGAAGAACTTCAGTTTTGATCATGAATTCGAAAACCTAGTATAATAGTAATATAAAGTTATATACTGGCTTTTGCTGTGTATAGTGTCTGCTTTTTAGTAGCATATAAATACTACAGTGTGAGCAATAAGTTATgcacatatttttaattaaaactaaCAGGTATTCAGTTACTCCACAAAAGAAGTTATTTGCCTATATTTGCATGCAACTGAAACAACCAAAACTGGAAACTCCAAACAGCCAACAGAGACTCTGAACTCAGCcagaaattacaattaaaaaaaaaaaatcaacactaaTAAACAAAGGAGCTTCACCATGGTAACTTTCTGGTACAGATATGATCTACTCATTAATTAATTGCAGCCAAAACCAAATCCACTAGGGAATGTGGTTTAAGTTACAAAATCCTTTTGAAACAAACCTATTTGGGCTTCCCAATTTCTTAGTTGGCATTTCATGTTGTGTAGAGGCAGTCAGAAAacctaaagcacagaatgagctcaggcatgctagagaggttaagaacaataaaagagtCTTTGGGGGGTATGTTCACAGTaaagaggaggaaatggtagggccactgcatggagaatagatggagaaatgctaacatgggacagagaaaaggcagatttactcaacaccttctttgcctcagccttctcacaaaaggaaaggggtgctcaacctgaggaaaatggagcagaggacacaatagggaaAATGCATCACAGAGTAAGTtaagtgtggtggattctccttcttttgagatctttaaacagaggctggatggccatctctcagggatgttttggttgtcagttcctgaatggcagagggttggactggatggcccttgtgatcacttccaactctatgattctactccaTTCTCTACTCCaatgtacagccagccctccacatttgcagctttggtgtTCACAGATGTGATTATTTGATttatctgttctctctaggaatctctagttcctccaacTCAACTCTTCCAGAGGCTGACCACAGAgtaacactggaggacctagatatttcctAGAGAAAATAATGCTCTAGGAACTtataagtcctccagcgcaattctatggtcaacctctggcagattttgaccacagagttgcgctagaggacctagagatccttaAAGAGGTGTCACCTCAGGATAAAAAAAATGTGGCTTTTTAATTTGCAatttccactttcatagtggtcgtaaacccctaatcccagcaaatgcaAAGGGCCCACTGCACATAGAGAATATACGCTTTTAAAAGACGAGGCATAAATCAACTTTCAACTCCGAGGCAATACCCAACTGTTGGTCAAATCTTATTTTCCTATAATAATTTCGGGATTACTAAAACTGAATCCTGAGTAGTCCCAATTCAATTGtacaatttattattaaaacactcTGTTTTAAGGTTATCACCCCACATATATATCCAGAAAATAGTGCACAAGTCATTTTATTAAGATCacaagtggcaaaatgctgctctaaCCTGGTCAGTAGGAATAGTCATGTGAGAGTTTGGTTGGCATTCACCTCCAATCTACACAAAAGTTTTCAGtgaacagtggcatcacttgtCCACTTACTTTGAACAAAGCGAAGAAACCCTACAGAAAATTTAAACAATTTGCAACTTCCCCAAGTAACTTTTCAAGAAACTGGGAGCAGAAAACTGCTAAGAGACAAGAAGACACAGCATCTATATGGAATTGCTCTGAGTGCATATTAAACACGACAGCATTATAACACCATATTAATAGAACTGATATACGTATATTCAAAAATGGAGCTTGTGCACATTTACTACCTTTTATGTTTCAGATTCTTGGCTGTCTGGCCAAGAATAACACAAGGAGAAACTTCACATTTGTGTTGTTTGTATGTGTACGTTTATGCAACGGGGCAATTCCACCACTACCTAGTTTTTTACAGAAATAGGGGAATTGCCCAAATGTGACACAAGCTTTCATTTTTAGTTCTTTTCAACAAGAGAAAAGTCTATTCTGTAATTGTAATGAGGATGTATGTACAGAGATTCGTCAGCTGGAGTGCTTTGCAGACCTCCAGCTCTTGGAAAAGATTTCGTATCAAGGACCAGCACTGATGGCCCATTCTACAGAGCTGACTCGGAGAACAAAAATTGTATAATACTGTTGCAAACTTCTTTAGAAATCAAGTTTCAGATGTCTGGTAGTTAGCTGCCCAGTATTATGCTTTGTAGGCCATTTCACACTCTTGTTCAGTCAGAAGCATGTTAACCCTACAACCAGCTCTGCATCTCCTCATCATACCTCTGTGGTTCAATGAAAGGTTTGTCAATTGATCGGATCATTAGCTCCCCACAGTATACACATTCAGCAGCCACAATATCATCAATGTCAGCTTTCATCTGTTCACGACTTGGTTGGCCCTTTCCTTGACCAGTTACATCTGTATCTTTAGGGCGATGGTGGGATTTGGAGGGTTGGCTTGTCGCTGAAAGCTTCTTTTGAAGGTCCTCCAGCTTAATTTGCTTATAGGCAGGCAGGTTTGGATAAACTACCTGGAGAAGACAATCATAATGGAACATGTGGTCACAGAGAAAGAGATAAAAGGGACGGTTTAGAAGTGGAAAGTCACAGGCTGCACATTTTTCCTGGGGTTCCACAGAGCCATATTTGTTCCTCATCTCCTGAATGTCCTCTCTGATCCTTTTGGCACTCTGTGTTGCTTCCTCCATCTCTGTCTTCAGCTCTTCTATGTGTTTGTTGTAGGCCTCAAGGGAATTGCAGATGGCTTCCTTGAAGTGATCAATAGTGACAAAGTCTGGGAAAAAGGGAAGGACATCTTCAATCTTCAGTAGTTCACAGCTAGAAAGGCAAGCCATAGCCTTCTTGACATCCTTTTCCTCCTGGACTACATGTCGTGCAATCTTCAGCCAGAGCTTCTTTCTCAGCTCTTCATCCTCTTCAGGAAGGTCTGCGCAGGACTTTGCCATATCGACATCAACCTGGGTGGGGGAaatcaaaaaggaagaaagaagggaaaggagactGTTACCATATTCTGCCACTCTTATTGCAAAATATTTGTGGGAGGGCACTGCTAGGGCAACAGGAGCATAAGAATCAAATGCCCTTCATCTATTCCATTAGATATTAGACGCTGTTCTTAGTAATCACAGGTCATTTTGAAAATATGCCTGTCCAGAGGTGCAAAATTGAAATGAGTTGTCTTTCCACATTggtctcattttttattttaatcctgACCCTCTGACTGCTGTGCTGAGTGGCACTGGCTTGACTAAGTGGGTCCACACTTCTGGATTTGTTTTCGGctttttcccattttcccatttccACACAACTGCATACATGTTGTGCTGCTATTTGGGATTTCCAGGGGAGTAGGAAGAGGTTTCCCTAGCAGTTTACTTTctaattttttcccatttcagcAAACCCCAAAATTCCTTTTAAGGATGCTGatatctctctcttctttctgcaCAGTGACATTGTGACTACACAAAAATTAGCATGCATCTTGTTACAACAGAAAGATTTAGTTACATCTATGGCAGATTTATCAATGACTACTATTTTCAAGAGCTAAATGGGACCTATTTCCAACTGCCAGATACTGGGACAAACAATGGAATAGTTATTGCCTTCTGGGTCCTGCAGCTAAGAGTGCTAACCTCAGTTACGCAAAAGAAAGCTGATCAAGGCCATTCATATGCTAGAGAACCGGAGCTAAGACCCTCGTGTTTTCAGatcttggattacagctccccaaattccaTTCACGTTGGATGGAAGATTCTGGAGAGTTGTAATCACCCCCTCTCAAAAGTAATGTTCTAAGCTCTGCTTACTTTTCAAGCTGTGAAGATGACAACAGTTTTTCCTTGTTCATTCTGTCCTAGTCTTTCTTCAGCATCTAAGCCTCCCTATCTTTTCAATGAAGACTTAAACTTTCAAGAACTTAAACTATCTTGGAAGCTGAAGGTCTGATTGTTCATATGGTAGCACACGTACCTGCAAAGCTAGATCCACAGCTTCCTCATACATTTCCATAACTTTGTACACATGTACGCAAGCACGGTGATGGCCATGTTCAGCACAGAGACGAAGTGCATATTTCAGGTCATAGTGGATGTTGTCAGCATATGTTCCTGCTTGTTCCAGGTATGATAACAGCGAGTCAGGGCGACATGAAGCATAGAGGGACAATAGGTAATTGTGAATGGCCTGCTGAGTTTCCTTCAGCTCACTCACACAGAACTCCATGTATCGAATGGCTTCATTGACCTGCTGGGTGCTCCCACTCTGACTGTAGTTGACCAGGGCAGGGATGAGGTTCTTTGCATCCAATTTCTTGCCCATTTCAATCCAAGCATCCACAACCTTCTTAGGGATGTGATGGATCAAAACAGGAGAAAATTTGTAGAAGAGATTCTCATCCTTGATTTTCGAGAGGACCTCTAGTGCTTCATTGTAATTTTCATGCTGACAGTAATGGGCTATCACTCGCTCATAATCATGCATTATGACAGCAAAGTACACCATATGTTCTGTGTCTCCATGACTTGCCAACAGCTCATGAATGGTCGCTCGATTGTTAAACAGGCATTCTTTATTTCTGGGGCTGCCCAAGAAGCTGCGGAACTTATCACGAGTCTTCTCATAGAGATCCCGTTTGGAGGCATCACCTTCTAGTATACCCAAGCGATTTAAATACAGCTCTGTTAGCCAAGTGGTCAACAAGGTGGTCTGAGTCTTTTCGGACTGCTTCAAGTTAGCTAGTTTTTTAATCAGGAACTCCATCAATGCCTCTTCCTGCTGGGCTTCAATAAACTTAAGGGCAATCTCCTCAAAATAATTCTGGGTCAATGCATAACATTTTGCACTGTCCAGGTACCTCCTGTTCTGGAAACAATATTCTGCCTCCTTTGCCAACACAGTATCTAAACACTCAGGACGGTCTTTGCAGTATTCTTTGGCCAAATCAAATTTATTAATATTCATATACATCTTCCATACATCACGGGACTCCCGCTGTACATTATACCGAAACACTACCTTTTCTGTGTGAATCCAGATCTGCCCAAATGAGGGATCTTTGATCATACGCTTCAGGGAGCCAAACTTTTCCaagaacatgtcctggaagacGACCTGTCCATTCAGTGTGCACACAGCCTTCACATGATCAGGAAACAGCAGCAGAAAATGGAACTGTGTGAGCACTATGGAGATAGGCTTATTGGCTACTGCATCCACGTCAGAAGGATATTCCCAGACTTGCTCATCACTCAGAATAGAGTCAGGACGTCCATAGTCCAGTGACCCATACAGAACACCATTTCCCATCATCCAAGAAAAAGAGCTTGGAGAGGAACGAAGCTTTGGAGTGTAGAAGGCTATTTCGCTGTAGCCAAGGCTGGCTGGAAACTCCCGAAAGCCAGGCAAATGATCTGCTGGCATGCTAAATATTGCACCAAAGGCCTGCTGTTCTGATCCCTCTGGAATCTTGCCAACAAACTGGAAGAGCCTCTTGCGGGTGGTGGCAATGATGAAGCATTTACCATCAATTCCTCGCTCGATCTCAAGGCAGCAAACCGGGGCAGGCCCAGCTTCTTCTTCCAGGTTATAAATGAGGCGGAAGTATTGGTCAGGGTTAGTGCCAAAGAGGCTCCCTTCGCTGACTGAAATTTCAGCCTCATATATGTGGCCTTGGGCTGTCCCAACCAAAATGGGGCCTGTGTTCATCTCCGTACCAAAGAACTTATTCCATCCAACACTTTCAACCAAATGACCTTTCCAGCGGGACAAAATGCGCACCTTCTGAGCACTTCGATTCAAATAGAGGCACTCACTGGTATTCAGGGCAATAATAAGATGAGAACCTGTAAAAGAGAAATTGATACAGAAAATGAGATGATTATGAAAAAATACATCATAGTAAGGAATTGATCCTCGTCTCCCTGGACATATCCTCGAATGTTGAGGGAGGTCCCATGAATTAATGAATTTAACATTAGCGGAACATTAGTGGAAGCTAGAGGTACCTCCTTTAATATATGAATTTAATAAttaatgcagaaaataaaaaaataagagaaatgGGCAGATTAACACCTAGGATAAATAACAAATCAATTCAGAAGATAGAAAATGAGTGACTACCAATATTAGAGTACAGGAAAGAAACTTGtggaataaataaaaatctttttttgaactgctagaGAATTAAGACTCCAAAGGGGTGGAGTATTAGTAAAAATATTAgggaaaaaaccacaaagaaaTGAGATTACTGGCCTTATTTAATGGAAAGAATAAGCACAATCAAGAAAGAGATAAAGAGTTATAGGGGACTGGTATAGGTAATCAATGAGCAAAGGGAAACTATGAGGTTAATATGTTGTGATGTATAATGTATATAACTTAAATACAGATGAATGACAGTATATATTCATGCATTGAGGTTAACTAGGAAAGATAAGATGCCGAATGCAGAAGGGTGAACGGATTGGAAGTTATGTAAGAAGATGACAAAGATTATTTCACTTATGAGCAAGATGGAAACTGCACCACTGACCTTTAtttcaataaagttttaaaaaaaatttaggcAAGACAAGCATAAAATATCAGAATAGCAAGATGATAATATTTGGTATAAGCGCTCCCCCTGCTGGATCAGAGCAAAACCACATCTACACTAGAATTCAGCTTAGCCGTGGGCCAACCAGTCGCCGGTGGGAAGCCCTTAGGGTGACCATGTGGGTAACGGGACTATCCCACTTGTGCTCCCTAAAAGCTGATATGTGAGGGATACTGCCTCTAGTACTGGAGGGAATACAGTTCCACCAGCCACACGGCAGCTCCATCCTCTATCAGTCTATTTCATCTCCTTTAACACAGAGCCCAATAAAAACATAATATGAATCATATAAAACTCTTGATCATTTTATTCCACATTTGTTACTCAGTTGTTTCAAATGAACAATGCCATAAAAGGACCTTCCTTCTTATTTTTAAGGATGACACCCATGACCCTGCAACACTTCATGTAAGAAATTTTACAACTTTCAGAGACTAAGGAATTTA is a window from the Sceloporus undulatus isolate JIND9_A2432 ecotype Alabama chromosome 1, SceUnd_v1.1, whole genome shotgun sequence genome containing:
- the VPS18 gene encoding LOW QUALITY PROTEIN: vacuolar protein sorting-associated protein 18 homolog (The sequence of the model RefSeq protein was modified relative to this genomic sequence to represent the inferred CDS: inserted 2 bases in 1 codon), translating into MASILDQYVDSLSHSASSQQSRASLGIPHTGYVNARLEKETPIFNKQRIDFTPPERINSLVVSSNQLCMSLGKDILFRIDIGHEPNQVELGGKMXAKVHKLFLDHTGSHLIIALNTSECLYLNRSAQKVRILSRWKGHLVESVGWNKFFGTEMNTGPILVGTAQGHIYEAEISVSEGSLFGTNPDQYFRLIYNLEEEAGPAPVCCLEIERGIDGKCFIIATTRKRLFQFVGKIPEGSEQQAFGAIFSMPADHLPGFREFPASLGYSEIAFYTPKLRSSPSSFSWMMGNGVLYGSLDYGRPDSILSDEQVWEYPSDVDAVANKPISIVLTQFHFLLLFPDHVKAVCTLNGQVVFQDMFLEKFGSLKRMIKDPSFGQIWIHTEKVVFRYNVQRESRDVWKMYMNINKFDLAKEYCKDRPECLDTVLAKEAEYCFQNRRYLDSAKCYALTQNYFEEIALKFIEAQQEEALMEFLIKKLANLKQSEKTQTTLLTTWLTELYLNRLGILEGDASKRDLYEKTRDKFRSFLGSPRNKECLFNNRATIHELLASHGDTEHMVYFAVIMHDYERVIAHYCQHENYNEALEVLSKIKDENLFYKFSPVLIHHIPKKVVDAWIEMGKKLDAKNLIPALVNYSQSGSTQQVNEAIRYMEFCVSELKETQQAIHNYLLSLYASCRPDSLLSYLEQAGTYADNIHYDLKYALRLCAEHGHHRACVHVYKVMEMYEEAVDLALQVDVDMAKSCADLPEEDEELRKKLWLKIARHVVQEEKDVKKAMACLSSCELLKIEDVLPFFPDFVTIDHFKEAICNSLEAYNKHIEELKTEMEEATQSAKRIREDIQEMRNKYGSVEPQEKCAACDFPLLNRPFYLFLCDHMFHYDCLLQVVYPNLPAYKQIKLEDLQKKLSATSQPSKSHHRPKDTDVTGQGKGQPSREQMKADIDDIVAAECVYCGELMIRSIDKPFIEPQRYDEEMQSWL